AGGCCCCGCAAGGCCATGGGATTCAGGCCGGCTACCTCGAAAGGGGTATCCGGCCTGTTCCTTTTTGCGACTTCCTAGAGCGGCAACAGTGGGTGAGCATTCCCTTTCGTGAATCCGCGCGGGAGGAAGCACAGCCATGCACATTGCCGCCGTCTTAAAGAGGAAGGGCACGGAGATCATCACCGCCAATCCGGAGGACCGGATCGACGCGGTCGCCCGCAAGCTCGCCCAACACAAAATCGGCGCCGTTCTGGTGATGAGGGATGACGGCCGGCCCGCCGGTATCCTGTCGGAACGCGACATTGTCCGCGCCGTGGCCGCGGATGGCGCCGCCGCCCTGGAGCGGCCCGTCGGCGATCTGATGACCCGCGACCTCGTCACCGGAAGCCCGGCCGACACGGTGTCCCAGATCATGGGCGTGATGACGCAGCGCCGCATCCGCCATCTGCCGATCCTGGAGGACGGCGAACTCGTCGGGCTGGTCAGCATCGGCGACATCGTGAAGGCGCGGCTGGACGACGCAGAACTGGAGGTCGAGTCCCTGCGCGGCTACGTCGCCGGAATGGGATAAGGCGACGCCACCAGCCTAAAAACGAAAACACCCGCGGGAGATCCCGCGGGCGTTTTCAAAGGTAGAACAGCCGGACAGCCAGTCTGGACGGTCAGGCGGAGTGCGACTGCGGAAAGGCCATGGCGGCCTGGGTGCGGTTGCGCACACCCAGCGACTTGAAGATCGCGGTCATGTGGATCTTCACCGTGCCTTCCGACAGGCCCAGCTCATGGGCGATCTGCTTGTTGGACTTGCCTTCGCGCAGGCGGTCCAGAACCTCGCGCTGACGCTGGGTCAGCAGATGGTCGAGTTGCGGGTCGCTGGGCGGGATGGCGCCGACGCGCACCTCCGTCTCCCCAGACTCGCGCAGCACAGTCGGCGGCACATAGACGCCACCGGAGAAGATGAGATCCAGCGCGCTCAGCATGATTTTCACGCTGGAGGATTTCGGGATGTAGCCTGCAGCGCCATGCTCCAGCGCGTCGCGGACGTCGTGATGCGCTTCGGACGCCGACACGACCACGACTTTGGAGTCGGGCTGCTTTCCCCGCAGGTCTTGGATGCCGGAGAAACCGGGCCAACCGGGCATGCGCAGATCGGTCAGAACGAGATCGTAGGTCTCGCCCTTGCCAGCCTTTTCCAGAAGCTCATCAAAGTTGCTGGCTTCCTCAAAGCTGGCACCCTCCTTCAGCTGCTCAAGCAGCCTGCGCAATCCCTCCCGGAAAAGCACATGGTCGTCTCCGATCAGGATTTTCATCTGGTGGTGCCCCCGTACTCAGTGCTTTCAATGGTCCGAACGTACAGCCCTGACACAAGGCCAGTGTTCCAACCCTCAGTTTCGGAAAAAATGCAGGCCATTTTCAAGCATCATATGACCCAATTCCAAAAGGTATAGAAAGTCCTTATGCAGGGTAATGTCACATCAGATGTACCACGTTTCGGTGGGGGTGGACAACCCGAATTTAACCTTTGTCACATTGCAGGCTCTGAGCAATGGCATTGCCGCGTGACAGCAATATCCATTTTATGCGACCTCCACCCATGACGAAAGTGAGCACGAATGTATCAGGCCACCGGGTTGCTCATGACAAAGAACCGTGGTTTTCATACTTTCTATCTTTCGCATCTCTCGAAGCGAAAGGGCCGGAACGGGTGAAGCATACACCGATCCCGGCCCAAAGACATAGACCCCGTAAGGCTGATCCTCAGAAGGCGGCCTCCTCCATCTCCATCAGTGGCTTGGACCCGGCCATGATGGTGATGAACAGGGCGTTGGTCTGCGGCAGCAGTTTCGCCATGTAGAAACGGGCCGTCCTGATCTTGGCCTCAAGGAAGATCGCATTGCCCTCCCCTGCCGCCAATTTTGCCGTGGCGGCCTTGACCATCTTCAGCCACATCCAGCCCAGCGCCACCAGACCGAACAGTCGCAGATAATCGGTGGCGGCGGCCCCCGCCTCCTCCGGGTCCTTCAGCCCCTTCTGCGCGATGATGGCGGTCGCCTGTTGGAGCTTGGCGAAGGCCTTGGCCAGCGGCAGCACGAACTCGGCCAGTTCCTCCCTCTCCATGTCGGCCTCGATCTCGGCCCCGACAGGGTGGAAGAAGCGGCGCAGCAGCCGGCCCATATCCTGCGGCAGCTTGCGCCCCACGAGGTCCAGCGCCTGAATGCCGTTGGTGCCCTCGTAGATCTGACAGATGCGGGCGTCGCGGACATACTGCTCCACCCCGGTTTCCCAGATGAAGCCGTGGCCGCCATGCACCTGCACGGCGATGTTGGCCGACTCGAAGCCGATGTCGGTGAACAGCGCCTTGACGATCGGCGTCATGAGCTGGACGAACTCGTCCGCCTCCTTGCGCGTCTTTTCGTCGGCGTGCTTCTCCGCCACGTCCAGCTTGTAGCCGACCAGGGCGCCCAGAGCGCGCGCGCCCTCGGTGTAGGCGCGGGCGGTCAGCAGGTTCCGCCGCACGTCGGGATGCACGATGATCGGATCGGCGGGCTTGTCGGGGTGCGCCGTGCCTTTCAGGGAGCGGCCCTGGAGCCGTTCCTTCGCATAGGCCACCGCGTTCTGGTAGCTGACCTCGGCCACCCCCAGCCCTTGGATGCCGACGGCGAGGCGGGCCGCGTTCATCATCACGAACATCGCCCGCATGCCCTTGTGCGGCTCGCCGACCAGCCAGCCGGTGGCGTCCTCGAAGTTCATCACGCAGGTGGCGGACGCCTTGATGCCCATCTTGTGCTCGATGGAGCCGCAGGCGACACCGTTGCGCGGGCCGACCGAACCGTCCTCCTTGGGCAGGAATTTGGGCACCAGGAACAGGCTGATGCCGCGCGTCCCGGCCGGCGCATCGGGCAGGCGCGCCAGCACGAGGTGCAGGATGTTCTCGGTCAGGTCATGCTCGCCGGCGGAGATGAAGATCTTCGTGCCGGTGATCTTGTGGCTGCCGTCCTCCTGCGGGACCGCCTTCGTGCGGATCAGCCCCAGGTCGGTGCCGCAATGGGGCTCCGTCAGGCACATGGTGCCCGCCCAGGTGCCGTCCACCAGCCGGCCTAGGAAGCGCTGCTTCAACTCCTCGGAGCCATAGGTGGAGAGCGCGTTGTAGGCCCCCAGCGACAGGCCCGGATACATGCCGAAGCTGAGGTTGGCGGAGCAGATGAACTCCTCCAGCATAGTGTTCACCAGCTTCGGCAACCCCTGCCCGCCATAGGCCGGATCGCAGGACAGACCCTGCCAGCCCGCCTCGATGTACGTGCTGTACGCCTCCTTGAAGCCCTTGGGCGTACGCACCACGCCATTCTCGAACGTACAGCCCTCCCCGTCACCAGACTGGTTCAGCGGGAACAGCACCTCCTCGCACAGCTTGGCGCCTTCTTCCAGGACCTGGGCGATCAGGTCGGGGGTGGCGTCCTCGTAACCCGGCAGTTCGGCCAGCTTGCCCGCGCCGACGATCTCGTCGAGGACGAAGCGGACATCCTCCAGCGGAGCCTTGTAGATCGGCATTGCTCAATCCTCCCCCATCAGTTCCGCAGCGGCTTGCCGGTGGTCAGCATGTGCTCCACCCGGTCGATGGTGCCCTCGGTGCGCACCAGCTCCATGAAGGCCTTGCGCTCCAGCGCCAGCATCTGGTCCTCGGTCACCGGCTGGGTGACGTCGGCCTTCGGACCGCCGGTCAGGATGCCGGCCAGCTTGCCGCAGACGACCATGTCGTGCGGCGTCGCCTTGCCCTGCAACGCGAAGCCTTCGAGGAACAGCTCCAGCGCGGCACGCCCGTTGGGGCCGGGCAGCGTGTAGGTGACCTTCACGGGCGGGGTGTAGTTCGCGGCCAGTTCCAGCGCCTTGGCCTTGGCGTCGGCCAGCAGGCGGTCGCGGTTCATGGTGATGCCGTCGCCGGGGCGCAGGTACAGCAGGTCCTTGGCCTCCGCCGCCGACTTGGCGACCTTGGCGAGGCTGATGGTCTCGAAGGCCCCGGCGATCGGCGGCATCGGACCCTTGGGAGTCTTCGGGTTGGCGGCGTGGCGGGCCAGCATCTCGGTGCAACCGCCCCAGCCGGGGATCAGCCCGACGCCGACCTCGACCAGCCCCATGTAGGTCTCGGCGTGGGCCTGCACATGGTCGGAGTGCAGCAGGATCTCGCAGCCGCCGCCGAGCGCCATGCCGCTGGGCGCCGACACCACCGGGAAGGGGGCATACTTCAGGGCGCGGTAGGCGCGCTGGCCGCCCTCCACCAGCTCCTCGATCTGCGGCCACAGCCCGACATTCAGGGCGAACAGGGCGAGGCCGAGGTTGGCGCCGACCGAGAAGTTGTCGGCCTCATTGTGGATGACCAGCGCCTTCCAATCCCCTTTTCCGTCGCCGATCAGCTTCATCGCCTTGCCGTAGGCGGCCATGACATCGCCGTCCAGCGCGTTCATCTTGCTGGTGAACTCGACGCACAGCACACCGTCGCCGATGTCCCACAGGCTGGCCGAGCCGTTCTTCCACACCGGCTTCGACGCCCGCTTGATGTCCGACAGCAGCAGAACGCCGTCCGGACGCACCACCGTGTCATAGAGGCCGGCGGTGGTCAGATGCTGGAGCTTGCCGTCCTCCACCCGGTAGAAGGGCCGCCCGGCGGCCTGCTCGACCAGCGGCGGGACGGGGATGCCCTCGCTGCGGCAGAGGTCGGCGAACCAGGCGGTGCCCAGCCGGTCGATCAGCTCGAAAGGCCCCTGCTTCCAGTTGTAGCCAAGCCGCATGCCCTCATCGACCGCGACGATGCTATCGGCGATCTCCGGCACCAGCGACGCGGCGTAGGCCAGCGTGTGGGCCAGCACCCGGCGGGCGTATTGCCCGGTCCTGTCGGGGAAGTCGGCCAACGCCCGCAGGTCCCGCCCGGCGGCGGACACGCTCTCCAGCTTCGGCTTGTCGGAGCGGCGGTAGGCGCCGGTGGTCAGGTCGATGGCCTCCTTGACCTTGGCGCCGCCGTCCCGGTTCAGGCGGTAGAAGCCGCCCTTGCCCTTGCGGCCGGTGTAACCCTCCGCGATCATCTTGGTGATGACGGGGTGCTCGCGGAAGGCGGCGCGGTAGGGATCGTTCTCCGGCAGGGTCGCCAGCAGGCTCTTGGCGATGTGCGGCATCAGGTCCAGCCCGACGAGATCGACCAGACCGAACACGCCGGTCTTCGGGATGCCCATGGGGCGGCCCACAATGGCGTCGGCCTCCTCCACCGTCAGGCCGAGATCGACGGCGGCGTTGATCGCCGTCTGGATCCAATAGACGCCGATGCGGTTGGCGATGAAGCCCGGCGTGTCCTTGCAGCGGACCACGCCCTTGCCCAGCGCGCGGTCGCCGACGTCGGCGACGGCGGCCAGCGCGTCAGGCCGGGTGGCCTCGCCACCGACGATCTCCAGAAGCCGCATGTAGCGCGGCGGGTTGAAGAAGTGGGTGATCAGGAAGTCGCGCTTGAAGGCGTCCGACTGCCCCTCGACCAGCACGCCCAGCGGGATGGTCGAGGTGTTGGACGACACCACGGAGCCCGCCTTGCGCACCGGGTCGATGCGGCGGTAGAGGTCGGCCTTGACCGCCGGGTTCTCGACGATGGCTTCGACGATCCAGTCGACGTCGGCCAGCAGGGCGAGGTCGTCCTCCAGATTGCCCGGAGTCACCAGCCGGGCGTTCTTCGGGTGCATGAAGGGCGCGGGGTCGGTCTTCAGGAGCCTCTGGATGGCCCCCTTGGCGATGGCGCTGCGGTCGTCACCCTCCTTGGCGGGGATGTCGAGCAGGACGACGGGGATGCCGGCGTTCGCGAAATGGGCGGCGATGCCGCTGCCCATCACGCCGGAGCCGATCACGGCGGCGCGTTTGATCTGCATGGTTGGTGCCTCCCTGTGCCGCCGCCGTCAGACCGCTTCCAGAACCGTGGCGATGCCCTGGCCGCCGCCGATGCACTGGGTGGCCAGGGCGAATTGCTTGCCCTCGCGCTTCAGCAGGGCCGCGGCCTTGCCGGTGATGCGGGCGCCGGTGGCGCCGAGCGGGTGGCCGAGCGCGATGGCGCCGCCGTCCAGATTCACCTTGGCCGGGTCGATGTCGAGGTCGCGCATGCAGGCGATGGCCTGGGCGGCGAAGGCCTCGTTCAGTTCGATCACGTCGATGTCGCGGATGGACAGGCCGGCGCGCGCCAGCGCCTTCTGCGCCGCCGGGACCGGGCCGAGCCCCATCACCTCCGGCGCGCAGCCGGCCACCGCGACCGAGCGGATGCGGGCGAGGATCGGCAGACCGTTGGCCTTGGCGTAGGCCTCCGTCGTCACCAGCACCGCCGAGGCGCCGTCCGTCAGGGGGGAGGAGGTGCCGGCGGTGACCGAGCCGTCGGCCAGGAAGGCGGGCTTCAGGCCGCTCAGCGTCTCGCCGCTGGTGCCGGGGCGGATGCAGCCGTCGCGCTCCACGAGGCCAGCGGCGGTCTGGATGGCGACGATCTCCTCGGCGAGGCGCCCGGCCTGCTGGGCCGCGGCGGCCTTGGCGTGGGACTCGGCGGCCATCGCCTCCTGGTCGGCGCGGGAAATTTCATAGCGGCGGGCGACGTTCTCCGCCGTGACGCCCATCGAGCAGTAGGCTTCCGGATAATGGTCCTTCAGGCCCGGATGGGGCAGCGGGTTGTAACCCATCATCGGGACGCGGCTCATCGATTCGATGCCCCCGCACAGGAAGACCTCGCCCGCCCCCATCTGGATGGCGCCGGCCGCCTGATGGATCGCCTGCATGGAGGAGCCGCAGTAGCGGTTGATCGTGGTGGCCCCGGCGGTCAGCGGCAGCTTCGCCAGGAAGGACACGGTGCGGGCGATGTTCATGCCCTGCTCGCCCTCGGGGAAGGCGCAGCCGACGACCACATCCTCGATGTCCTGCGGGTTGACGCCCGTGCGCTCGACCAGCGCCGCGACGACATGGGCCAGCAGGTCGTCGGGGCGGACCTTCGCCAGCTCGCCCTTGTTGGCGAAGGCGAAGGGGGAACGGGCGTAGCCGGCGATGACGACCGGATTGGCGGGCGTGGTCAAAGGCGCCGAGGTCATGGTTGCGTGTCCTCCGGGAAGTGCGTCTCCGTGATTCCGTTCCTGCGGAAATGGTCGGAGATCTGGGTGTCGATGATGCGCAGTTCACCCAGCGTCTGCTGGACGTCCTGAAGCTGCCGTTCCAGGTCGGCGATGCGGCGGCGGGCGATGCGCTGCATGAAGCGCATCTGCTCCTTCTGGATCTCGTCCGCGTCGTAGAGGGTGAGGAATTCCTTGATCTCGGCGAGGCTGAAGCCCAGCCGCTTGCCCCGGCAGATCAGCGCGAGGCGCGCGCGGTCGCGGTGGCCGTAGACGCGGGAGGTGCCGTCGCGCTGCGGCGCCAGCAGCCCTTCGTCCTCGTAATGGCGGATGGTGCGGTGAGTCAGCCCGAACTCGTCGGCCAGTTCACCGATGGCGAAGGAGCGCCCGGCGCCGTCCGCGCCGGAGGCGAGTCCGTCGTCGTCACGTGCGCCCAGCCCCATCAACCTTGCGGGTTGCGGCATTCCCCACCCTTCCCTTTATCGTCATTGGTTGACGTTTACGTAAAGGTAAGGCGCTTGCCATTTGCTGTCAAGCGGGCAGCCTGCTCTACTTCCGATGCCCATCCGGGGTGCGGCGCGGGCGCGCTGTGACAGCATGCCACGGGCAGTAAACATCCCCAGCTATGGCAGGCTCGGGGCATTCAACAAAAAACCGCCGACGAACCCGGGCCAGGAATGCTCGGACGCAACGGCCGGTTACAGGGCAGGACAAACCGGAGTCACGGCAAGCAGGGTTGGGACAGCCGATGTCGTCGCGCGCCATCGTATCGCTGGGCGTCTGGATACTCGCCATGGTGCTGATCGGCACCCTGACGGTCGGGGTCGCGTTGCTGTTCTACGTGGCGCTGACCGCCTTCTTTGCGGTCGTGGTGGCCATCCTGATGCTCGTCACCCGCCAGCGCGACGACGAACACAAAAAGATCGTCTGAGACCGGCCGAACCGGAAAAGCCAGCGAAAGAGCCCGTCCGGGAAAAGCAAAAGCCCCCTCGCCCGCGCGCGGCGGACGATGGGGCTTTTTCCATTCGGCCGCTTACTCCGGCAGGACGCGCAGGCGCGACGCGGCGGTGCGGGCAGACTG
The Azospirillum brasilense genome window above contains:
- a CDS encoding MerR family transcriptional regulator, yielding MPQPARLMGLGARDDDGLASGADGAGRSFAIGELADEFGLTHRTIRHYEDEGLLAPQRDGTSRVYGHRDRARLALICRGKRLGFSLAEIKEFLTLYDADEIQKEQMRFMQRIARRRIADLERQLQDVQQTLGELRIIDTQISDHFRRNGITETHFPEDTQP
- a CDS encoding thiolase family protein, whose product is MTSAPLTTPANPVVIAGYARSPFAFANKGELAKVRPDDLLAHVVAALVERTGVNPQDIEDVVVGCAFPEGEQGMNIARTVSFLAKLPLTAGATTINRYCGSSMQAIHQAAGAIQMGAGEVFLCGGIESMSRVPMMGYNPLPHPGLKDHYPEAYCSMGVTAENVARRYEISRADQEAMAAESHAKAAAAQQAGRLAEEIVAIQTAAGLVERDGCIRPGTSGETLSGLKPAFLADGSVTAGTSSPLTDGASAVLVTTEAYAKANGLPILARIRSVAVAGCAPEVMGLGPVPAAQKALARAGLSIRDIDVIELNEAFAAQAIACMRDLDIDPAKVNLDGGAIALGHPLGATGARITGKAAALLKREGKQFALATQCIGGGQGIATVLEAV
- a CDS encoding CBS domain-containing protein, with the protein product MHIAAVLKRKGTEIITANPEDRIDAVARKLAQHKIGAVLVMRDDGRPAGILSERDIVRAVAADGAAALERPVGDLMTRDLVTGSPADTVSQIMGVMTQRRIRHLPILEDGELVGLVSIGDIVKARLDDAELEVESLRGYVAGMG
- a CDS encoding 3-hydroxyacyl-CoA dehydrogenase/enoyl-CoA hydratase family protein; translation: MQIKRAAVIGSGVMGSGIAAHFANAGIPVVLLDIPAKEGDDRSAIAKGAIQRLLKTDPAPFMHPKNARLVTPGNLEDDLALLADVDWIVEAIVENPAVKADLYRRIDPVRKAGSVVSSNTSTIPLGVLVEGQSDAFKRDFLITHFFNPPRYMRLLEIVGGEATRPDALAAVADVGDRALGKGVVRCKDTPGFIANRIGVYWIQTAINAAVDLGLTVEEADAIVGRPMGIPKTGVFGLVDLVGLDLMPHIAKSLLATLPENDPYRAAFREHPVITKMIAEGYTGRKGKGGFYRLNRDGGAKVKEAIDLTTGAYRRSDKPKLESVSAAGRDLRALADFPDRTGQYARRVLAHTLAYAASLVPEIADSIVAVDEGMRLGYNWKQGPFELIDRLGTAWFADLCRSEGIPVPPLVEQAAGRPFYRVEDGKLQHLTTAGLYDTVVRPDGVLLLSDIKRASKPVWKNGSASLWDIGDGVLCVEFTSKMNALDGDVMAAYGKAMKLIGDGKGDWKALVIHNEADNFSVGANLGLALFALNVGLWPQIEELVEGGQRAYRALKYAPFPVVSAPSGMALGGGCEILLHSDHVQAHAETYMGLVEVGVGLIPGWGGCTEMLARHAANPKTPKGPMPPIAGAFETISLAKVAKSAAEAKDLLYLRPGDGITMNRDRLLADAKAKALELAANYTPPVKVTYTLPGPNGRAALELFLEGFALQGKATPHDMVVCGKLAGILTGGPKADVTQPVTEDQMLALERKAFMELVRTEGTIDRVEHMLTTGKPLRN
- a CDS encoding response regulator; protein product: MKILIGDDHVLFREGLRRLLEQLKEGASFEEASNFDELLEKAGKGETYDLVLTDLRMPGWPGFSGIQDLRGKQPDSKVVVVSASEAHHDVRDALEHGAAGYIPKSSSVKIMLSALDLIFSGGVYVPPTVLRESGETEVRVGAIPPSDPQLDHLLTQRQREVLDRLREGKSNKQIAHELGLSEGTVKIHMTAIFKSLGVRNRTQAAMAFPQSHSA
- a CDS encoding acyl-CoA dehydrogenase C-terminal domain-containing protein; protein product: MPIYKAPLEDVRFVLDEIVGAGKLAELPGYEDATPDLIAQVLEEGAKLCEEVLFPLNQSGDGEGCTFENGVVRTPKGFKEAYSTYIEAGWQGLSCDPAYGGQGLPKLVNTMLEEFICSANLSFGMYPGLSLGAYNALSTYGSEELKQRFLGRLVDGTWAGTMCLTEPHCGTDLGLIRTKAVPQEDGSHKITGTKIFISAGEHDLTENILHLVLARLPDAPAGTRGISLFLVPKFLPKEDGSVGPRNGVACGSIEHKMGIKASATCVMNFEDATGWLVGEPHKGMRAMFVMMNAARLAVGIQGLGVAEVSYQNAVAYAKERLQGRSLKGTAHPDKPADPIIVHPDVRRNLLTARAYTEGARALGALVGYKLDVAEKHADEKTRKEADEFVQLMTPIVKALFTDIGFESANIAVQVHGGHGFIWETGVEQYVRDARICQIYEGTNGIQALDLVGRKLPQDMGRLLRRFFHPVGAEIEADMEREELAEFVLPLAKAFAKLQQATAIIAQKGLKDPEEAGAAATDYLRLFGLVALGWMWLKMVKAATAKLAAGEGNAIFLEAKIRTARFYMAKLLPQTNALFITIMAGSKPLMEMEEAAF